One region of Pararhizobium qamdonense genomic DNA includes:
- a CDS encoding sugar ABC transporter ATP-binding protein, with amino-acid sequence MTKLVELTGIRKSFGGVHALRGVDFALRAGEVHALLGENGAGKSTLMRVLGGEYVPDGGTVEVGGEPQNFRSPADALQRGIAVIHQEMALATDLTVAENIFLAEIPSLISWGDLNRRATALISSLGFDINPRMTVSDLSLAHQQVVEIAKALSRNVRIIVFDEPTAVLAVRDAERLLGIIRTLRDRGVGIIYISHRLDEVFRIADRITVMKDGASVKTVDRSEVGIEDVINMMVGRSLKALFGEDVARSPGQEVLKVENLSDGNRVKSVSLSVRAGEIVGLGGLVGAGRTELVRLIFGAEKARSGRILINGKEFKPRSPRDGVRAGIGLVPENRKEQGVILDFPIRTNATMTKLGPLVNAFGFIKRAKERATVEKLAARLRIKAGDLGDPVSSLSGGNQQKVVLAKWFHADGAVLIFDEPTRGVDVGAKTEIYSLIKSLAAEGRAVLVISSEHLELFGLCDRVLVMREGHLTGSLEPQDYSEEKLLKLAMVSTSGPLQQEPAH; translated from the coding sequence ATGACCAAACTTGTTGAACTGACGGGTATCCGCAAATCGTTCGGGGGTGTGCATGCGCTGCGCGGCGTCGATTTTGCGCTGCGTGCGGGCGAAGTGCATGCGCTGCTGGGTGAAAATGGGGCCGGAAAATCGACGCTGATGCGCGTGCTCGGCGGCGAATATGTTCCTGACGGCGGCACGGTTGAAGTCGGCGGCGAGCCGCAGAATTTTCGCAGCCCGGCCGATGCGCTGCAGCGCGGCATTGCTGTTATCCATCAGGAAATGGCACTTGCGACGGATCTGACCGTCGCCGAGAACATCTTTCTTGCGGAAATTCCATCGCTGATCTCCTGGGGCGATCTCAACCGGCGCGCCACCGCTTTGATCTCCAGCCTCGGCTTTGACATCAATCCGCGCATGACCGTCTCCGATCTTTCGCTCGCTCACCAGCAGGTGGTGGAGATCGCCAAAGCCCTTTCCCGGAATGTCCGCATCATCGTCTTCGACGAACCGACTGCGGTTCTTGCCGTGCGTGATGCGGAACGGCTTCTCGGTATCATTCGGACGCTGCGCGACCGTGGCGTCGGCATCATCTACATTTCCCACCGGCTGGATGAGGTCTTCCGCATTGCCGATCGCATCACCGTCATGAAGGACGGCGCCTCGGTGAAGACGGTCGATCGCTCCGAAGTCGGGATCGAGGACGTCATCAACATGATGGTCGGCCGATCGCTGAAAGCGCTGTTCGGCGAGGATGTCGCACGCAGTCCGGGCCAAGAAGTCCTTAAGGTCGAGAATCTCTCGGACGGCAACCGCGTCAAGAGCGTGTCGCTCAGCGTCAGAGCCGGCGAAATTGTCGGGCTCGGCGGACTTGTCGGGGCTGGCCGCACGGAGCTGGTCCGGCTGATCTTTGGCGCCGAGAAGGCGAGGAGCGGCCGCATCCTGATCAACGGCAAGGAGTTCAAGCCACGCTCGCCCAGAGATGGTGTCAGAGCCGGCATCGGGCTCGTTCCGGAAAACCGCAAGGAGCAGGGCGTCATCCTCGATTTTCCGATCCGGACCAATGCGACGATGACCAAACTTGGCCCTTTGGTGAATGCCTTCGGCTTTATCAAGCGGGCGAAAGAACGCGCCACAGTCGAAAAGCTTGCCGCGCGGCTGCGCATCAAGGCGGGCGATCTCGGTGATCCGGTATCGAGCCTATCAGGCGGCAACCAGCAGAAGGTCGTTCTGGCAAAATGGTTTCATGCTGATGGCGCCGTGCTGATTTTCGATGAGCCCACCCGTGGTGTCGATGTCGGTGCCAAGACGGAGATCTATTCGCTGATCAAGTCGCTCGCTGCGGAAGGCCGCGCCGTCCTGGTGATTTCCTCCGAACATCTCGAACTGTTCGGCCTGTGCGACCGGGTGCTGGTCATGCGGGAAGGGCATCTGACCGGAAGCCTCGAGCCGCAGGACTATTCGGAGGAAAAACTTCTCAAGCTGGCGATGGTCAGCACGTCCGGTCCCTTGCAACAAGAACCAGCACACTGA
- a CDS encoding substrate-binding domain-containing protein, with protein MNLIKKTTLKLALAAAVSAAALSAAQAADCKIGVSMKTLDAPYFAAQEVSAKKHGAEVGCEIIAVDAQNDLNKQIADVEDMVAQGIQALIINPRDSQGLVPAVNAASAAGVKVFVIDSTLDSKADFVTLIQSSNGQNGQLVGQWIADQTKGKALKIALLSGDKGNEVGQERRLGVLAGLLEGQLRNEGRANFEVVGQGWGLWGNEGGLKAMEDLLTANPEINVVLGENDSMVLGAQKALEQAGRLDGVLLVAAADGQKEALQMIKGGTYGATGLNDPAVVAATAVDMAKQAIEGTLPAATPKITYTKPVAITKDNVDQYYKADAVF; from the coding sequence ATGAACCTGATCAAGAAGACGACATTGAAGCTGGCGCTTGCGGCAGCTGTATCCGCCGCCGCCCTTTCGGCGGCCCAGGCTGCCGATTGCAAGATTGGCGTGTCGATGAAAACGCTCGATGCCCCTTACTTTGCAGCACAGGAAGTGTCGGCGAAAAAACATGGGGCGGAAGTCGGCTGCGAAATCATCGCCGTTGATGCGCAAAACGATCTCAACAAGCAGATTGCCGATGTCGAGGACATGGTTGCCCAGGGCATCCAGGCGCTGATCATCAATCCGCGCGACAGCCAGGGTCTGGTTCCGGCCGTCAATGCCGCATCGGCTGCCGGCGTCAAGGTTTTCGTCATTGATTCAACGCTGGATTCCAAGGCTGATTTCGTCACGTTGATCCAGTCGTCAAACGGCCAGAACGGCCAGCTCGTCGGTCAGTGGATCGCCGATCAGACCAAGGGCAAGGCGCTGAAGATCGCTCTTCTGTCTGGGGATAAGGGCAATGAAGTCGGCCAGGAGCGCCGCCTCGGCGTGCTCGCCGGCCTGCTTGAAGGCCAGCTCCGCAATGAAGGCCGCGCCAATTTCGAAGTCGTCGGCCAAGGCTGGGGTCTGTGGGGCAATGAGGGCGGCCTGAAGGCGATGGAAGACCTTTTGACTGCGAACCCTGAGATCAACGTCGTTCTCGGTGAAAACGATTCGATGGTTCTGGGTGCCCAGAAGGCGCTGGAACAGGCCGGACGCCTTGACGGTGTGCTGCTGGTTGCTGCTGCCGATGGTCAGAAGGAAGCGCTCCAGATGATCAAGGGCGGCACCTATGGCGCAACCGGCCTCAACGATCCGGCTGTTGTCGCGGCAACTGCCGTCGATATGGCCAAGCAGGCAATCGAGGGAACATTGCCGGCCGCCACGCCGAAGATCACCTATACCAAGCCGGTGGCGATCACGAAGGACAATGTCGATCAGTATTACAAGGCAGACGCTGTCTTTTAA
- a CDS encoding glucose-6-phosphate isomerase, with amino-acid sequence MIREPISSTVDIDKGGMSGNTGRYEKRLSALDGLYEDQAAFSALLTSTRDPVVYDVEDFKPGTHSGDLIYGVTRMNPGRVGNEYFLTRGHIHAKADRPEIYYGQKGNGLMQLESPDGETRIIEIAPQTICYVPPFWIHRSINVGNEDLVMVFAYPSDSGQDYGIIETSNGMRHRIVATAAGGWEMIDNKAYKPRTTATVNALMKTYA; translated from the coding sequence ATGATACGGGAACCGATTTCCAGCACCGTCGATATCGACAAGGGCGGCATGAGCGGCAATACCGGTCGCTACGAAAAGCGGCTGAGCGCGCTCGACGGGCTTTATGAGGACCAGGCCGCCTTCAGCGCCCTTCTCACATCCACCCGCGACCCCGTCGTCTATGATGTCGAAGACTTCAAGCCGGGCACGCATTCCGGAGATCTGATCTATGGCGTCACCCGGATGAATCCGGGCCGTGTCGGCAACGAATATTTCCTGACCCGCGGCCATATCCACGCCAAGGCGGATCGCCCCGAGATTTACTACGGGCAGAAGGGGAATGGCCTGATGCAGCTGGAATCACCGGATGGCGAAACCCGCATCATCGAGATCGCCCCGCAAACCATCTGCTACGTGCCGCCCTTCTGGATCCACCGGTCCATCAATGTCGGCAACGAGGACCTGGTGATGGTGTTCGCCTATCCATCCGATAGCGGCCAGGATTACGGCATCATCGAGACATCCAACGGCATGCGCCACCGTATCGTCGCAACGGCTGCCGGCGGATGGGAAATGATCGACAACAAGGCCTACAAGCCGCGCACCACCGCCACCGTCAACGCGCTGATGAAAACCTACGCCTGA
- the eda gene encoding bifunctional 4-hydroxy-2-oxoglutarate aldolase/2-dehydro-3-deoxy-phosphogluconate aldolase has translation MLNPIDLIASLGVVPVIAIERVEDAVPLADALLEGGLPVAEITFRTEAAADVLATIRDARPELCIGAGTILDRDNLARAVASGARFGLAPGYDPEIVDAAKAAGMPFCPGIMTPSDLSLAAARGVRLAKFFPAGIAGGPKALAGISAPFAHLNIRFIPTGGVTEATIGEWLALKAVVAVGGTWIAKTEDIREGRFAEIAKSAASAVRVAKQALEKRA, from the coding sequence ATGCTAAACCCGATTGATCTCATCGCCAGCCTGGGCGTCGTTCCCGTCATCGCCATCGAGCGCGTCGAAGACGCAGTGCCGCTGGCCGACGCGCTGCTCGAAGGCGGCCTGCCCGTTGCCGAAATCACCTTCCGCACCGAGGCCGCAGCCGATGTGCTCGCCACTATCCGCGACGCGCGGCCGGAACTCTGCATCGGCGCCGGCACCATTCTCGACCGGGATAACCTCGCCCGCGCCGTTGCATCCGGTGCGCGCTTCGGGCTGGCGCCAGGTTACGATCCCGAGATCGTCGATGCAGCGAAGGCAGCCGGCATGCCGTTTTGCCCCGGCATCATGACCCCGTCCGACCTGTCGCTGGCTGCAGCACGCGGCGTGCGCCTGGCGAAATTCTTCCCCGCAGGCATTGCCGGCGGCCCCAAGGCGCTGGCCGGCATTTCTGCCCCCTTCGCCCATCTCAATATCCGCTTTATCCCGACCGGCGGCGTCACCGAGGCGACGATCGGCGAATGGCTGGCGCTGAAAGCCGTGGTCGCCGTCGGCGGCACCTGGATCGCCAAGACTGAGGATATTCGCGAAGGCCGGTTCGCCGAGATTGCAAAATCTGCAGCATCAGCCGTTCGCGTTGCCAAGCAAGCCCTGGAGAAACGCGCGTGA
- a CDS encoding shikimate dehydrogenase family protein, with amino-acid sequence MIYSPATQPTLYFIGVTTTKSSIMKVFPAWAQFLGLKDAVIKGIDFKLHDDPAAYRAAVEFIRDDPLSMGALVTTHKIDLYAACKDLFDVIDPHASLMGETSCISKRDGKLICHAKDPISSGLSIDGFLGQGYFGTNGAELFSMGAGGSTIAITWHLMRASRGHAVPSRIVVSNRSQHRLDEIRAIHAGIETAVPIDYILAPKAEDNDAVLKTLKPGSLVINATGLGKDAPGSPLSDAAVFPERAVVWDLNYRGDLIFLDQARAQEKDRALTVVDGWTYFLHGWTQVIAEVFAIDIPASGPVFDQISDIALKAAGR; translated from the coding sequence GTGATCTATAGCCCCGCGACGCAGCCGACCCTTTACTTCATCGGCGTGACCACAACCAAAAGCTCGATCATGAAGGTCTTTCCGGCCTGGGCGCAATTCCTCGGCCTGAAGGACGCTGTCATAAAGGGCATCGATTTCAAGCTGCATGACGATCCCGCTGCCTATCGCGCTGCCGTGGAATTCATCCGCGACGATCCGCTCTCGATGGGCGCATTGGTCACGACCCACAAGATCGACCTCTATGCCGCCTGCAAGGACCTCTTCGACGTCATCGATCCGCATGCATCCCTGATGGGCGAGACCAGCTGCATTTCCAAACGGGACGGCAAGCTGATCTGCCATGCCAAGGACCCCATCTCGTCCGGCCTGTCGATCGATGGGTTTCTCGGCCAAGGATATTTCGGGACGAACGGCGCCGAACTCTTTTCCATGGGCGCTGGCGGTTCCACCATCGCCATCACCTGGCATCTGATGCGGGCATCACGCGGACATGCCGTGCCCTCGCGCATCGTCGTGTCCAACAGAAGCCAGCACCGGCTCGACGAAATTCGTGCCATTCATGCCGGGATCGAAACGGCGGTCCCGATCGACTATATCCTTGCGCCCAAAGCCGAAGATAACGATGCCGTTTTGAAAACCTTGAAGCCCGGCTCTCTCGTCATCAATGCGACCGGCCTTGGAAAAGACGCGCCGGGCTCGCCGCTGTCGGATGCGGCGGTTTTTCCGGAGCGCGCCGTCGTCTGGGACCTCAACTATCGCGGCGACCTGATTTTTCTTGATCAGGCCCGCGCGCAGGAAAAGGACCGGGCGCTTACCGTCGTTGATGGCTGGACTTATTTCCTGCACGGCTGGACGCAGGTGATCGCCGAAGTTTTCGCGATCGATATCCCGGCCTCCGGCCCCGTATTCGACCAGATTTCCGATATCGCATTGAAGGCGGCAGGACGATGA
- a CDS encoding NAD(P)-dependent oxidoreductase, with the protein MISAQRILVTPRSLTAEPHPDIERLRDDGYEIVYSTAGAMPAEDELVALVPGCVGWLAGVEPVTRRVLDAATDLRVISRNGVGIDNLPVDILSEKGVKIVIAEGANAMGVAELTIGLLFSALRAIPLSDAGIKKGGWPRVRGLEIQNRVIGIIGCGAIGREVARMVIGLGASVVAFDPARPNLDLPSSRFSYAGIDDILDSCDVLTLHCPLPRDGSTLISPERIGRMKKSAVIINTARARLIDEPALIEALDEGRLSAYATDVFDQEPPASLSLASHPRVVATSHIGGFTEESVDRATRIAANNLIAALKAS; encoded by the coding sequence ATGATCTCAGCGCAGCGCATTCTTGTCACACCCCGGTCTCTGACGGCGGAACCGCATCCCGATATCGAGCGCTTGCGCGACGATGGATATGAGATCGTCTATTCCACCGCCGGAGCAATGCCTGCAGAGGACGAACTGGTGGCGCTCGTTCCGGGCTGTGTCGGCTGGCTGGCCGGCGTTGAACCGGTCACCCGCCGCGTGCTCGATGCCGCAACGGACCTGCGCGTTATCAGCCGCAATGGCGTCGGCATCGACAACCTTCCGGTGGACATCCTGTCCGAAAAAGGCGTGAAAATCGTGATTGCCGAGGGCGCCAACGCCATGGGCGTGGCGGAGCTGACGATCGGTCTCCTGTTCAGCGCTTTGCGTGCCATCCCGCTTTCGGATGCGGGCATCAAGAAAGGCGGCTGGCCACGCGTTCGCGGGCTGGAAATCCAGAACCGCGTGATCGGTATTATCGGCTGCGGCGCGATCGGCCGCGAAGTGGCGCGCATGGTGATCGGCCTTGGCGCTTCCGTCGTCGCGTTCGACCCGGCGCGACCCAATCTCGACCTGCCCTCCTCCCGGTTTTCCTATGCCGGCATCGACGATATTCTCGACAGCTGTGACGTGCTGACATTGCATTGCCCGCTGCCGCGCGATGGCTCCACCCTCATTTCACCCGAGCGGATCGGCCGGATGAAGAAGAGTGCCGTGATCATCAACACGGCGCGGGCGCGGCTGATCGATGAACCCGCCCTGATCGAAGCACTCGACGAAGGACGGCTGAGCGCCTATGCGACGGATGTTTTCGACCAGGAGCCACCGGCATCCCTGTCGCTTGCTTCCCACCCGCGCGTGGTCGCCACCAGCCATATTGGCGGATTCACGGAAGAAAGCGTCGATCGCGCCACCCGCATCGCCGCCAACAACCTGATCGCAGCCCTGAAGGCGTCATGA
- a CDS encoding MBL fold metallo-hydrolase, which yields MTDKLVEIPLDRSLSKALAQPVAAGNTRFHWLGQAGFIIETSTFRMVIDPYLSDTLAEKYRGTARPHERMMPAPIAPADLAPVDLVLCTHHHTDHMDPGTLIPLMAANPHASLVAPRASLSTVRERSGLPDGRLCLMNAGETLTIDGITMTATRAAHETLETDDAGNHRFLGYLIDTGNVRIWHSGDSIPFEGLAADIAALKPDLALLPVNGRRAELSNNGVPGNFTLDEAIGVATEIGCTAMVAHHYGLFAFNTEDPDRIDAASERTASLRVVRARAAIALEWRKG from the coding sequence ATGACGGACAAGCTGGTCGAAATCCCGTTGGATCGCTCTCTTTCAAAGGCGCTGGCGCAGCCGGTTGCAGCCGGCAACACACGCTTTCATTGGCTCGGCCAGGCCGGGTTCATCATCGAGACCAGCACATTCCGCATGGTCATCGATCCCTATCTCTCGGATACGCTGGCGGAAAAATATCGCGGCACCGCCCGCCCCCATGAACGCATGATGCCGGCGCCAATCGCGCCGGCCGATTTGGCGCCGGTCGATCTGGTTCTGTGTACCCATCATCACACCGACCATATGGACCCCGGCACGCTGATCCCGCTGATGGCGGCAAACCCTCATGCGTCTCTCGTTGCGCCACGGGCATCCCTATCCACTGTTCGCGAACGCTCAGGGCTTCCTGACGGCCGGCTTTGCCTGATGAATGCGGGAGAGACGCTGACGATTGATGGCATCACCATGACCGCGACCCGCGCCGCGCATGAAACGCTCGAGACGGACGACGCCGGCAATCATCGTTTCCTCGGCTATCTCATCGATACCGGAAATGTGCGTATCTGGCATTCCGGTGATTCCATCCCATTTGAAGGCCTCGCTGCGGATATCGCAGCATTGAAACCGGATCTGGCCCTTTTGCCCGTCAATGGCCGCAGGGCTGAACTTTCCAACAATGGAGTGCCGGGAAATTTCACGCTCGACGAGGCGATCGGCGTTGCCACCGAGATTGGCTGCACTGCAATGGTCGCCCACCACTACGGCCTTTTCGCCTTCAACACGGAGGATCCGGATCGTATCGATGCCGCAAGCGAACGCACCGCTTCTCTCCGTGTTGTGCGGGCACGCGCAGCAATTGCACTCGAATGGCGCAAAGGCTAG
- a CDS encoding SIS domain-containing protein — MDTDTGADLRTNPNRNVIEVIRTMRSQLRKSDRKVADIVLQDPRRIITATVGETAALAEVSQPTVVRFANAIGCNGFQDFKIRLAQSLALGTPATHSVLLGTDEPEVITEKIFDYTMTSLDWARNHLDKAAVQRAIDLLCEAQYIEFFGFGASGVVARDAQQKFPLFGVPCGAQLDSHQQLMVASMMKPGDIAFVISNTGTTRSIIEIARIARENGAKIIGMTGSDSLLTTYCDVSIIVETLENTNTYTPTISRIAALVVIDILSTAVGMRRPQEEQARVSRMKRQLTDMRRMQPL, encoded by the coding sequence ATGGATACTGATACAGGCGCGGACCTGCGCACCAACCCGAACCGCAATGTCATTGAGGTGATCAGGACCATGCGCTCGCAATTGCGCAAATCCGATCGGAAAGTCGCCGATATCGTCCTGCAGGACCCGCGCCGCATCATCACGGCGACGGTTGGGGAAACTGCGGCCCTTGCCGAAGTCAGCCAGCCGACCGTCGTGCGGTTTGCAAACGCGATCGGTTGCAACGGCTTCCAGGATTTCAAGATACGGCTGGCGCAAAGCCTGGCGCTTGGAACACCCGCCACCCATTCCGTGTTGCTCGGCACGGATGAGCCCGAAGTCATCACCGAGAAGATCTTCGATTATACGATGACCAGCCTCGACTGGGCGCGCAATCATCTCGACAAGGCCGCCGTGCAACGGGCGATCGATCTGCTCTGCGAAGCGCAATATATCGAGTTCTTCGGCTTTGGCGCATCTGGAGTGGTCGCCCGTGACGCGCAGCAGAAGTTCCCGCTATTCGGCGTTCCCTGCGGCGCGCAGCTGGATTCGCACCAGCAATTGATGGTCGCCTCGATGATGAAGCCGGGGGATATTGCCTTCGTCATTTCCAATACGGGAACAACCCGCTCGATCATCGAGATCGCCCGCATTGCCCGCGAAAACGGTGCCAAGATTATCGGCATGACCGGCTCGGATTCGCTTCTGACCACCTATTGCGACGTATCGATCATCGTGGAGACGCTGGAAAATACCAATACCTACACGCCGACGATCTCGCGCATCGCAGCCCTCGTCGTCATCGACATTCTCTCCACCGCCGTCGGCATGCGCAGGCCGCAGGAAGAGCAGGCACGCGTCAGCCGCATGAAACGGCAGCTGACGGACATGCGCCGCATGCAGCCGCTTTAA
- a CDS encoding nucleoside deaminase — MTDHNETLKLLDALLSTMETGIIPATEMGVAAGNKIFGAALLRKSDLSTVLVETNNETENPLWHGEVHTLKRFYEMTGSERPDSRELIFLSTHEPCSMCLSAITWAGFDNFFYFFSHEDSRDAFAIPHDLKILKEVFTLEPGGYNRTNAFWKGQSIHALIDQAPEPQRSQLQERAAAIGRKYDDLSMVYQASKDGNAIPLS; from the coding sequence ATGACTGACCACAATGAAACACTGAAACTGCTGGATGCCCTGCTCTCAACGATGGAAACCGGCATCATCCCGGCCACAGAGATGGGCGTGGCCGCTGGCAACAAGATTTTCGGCGCCGCCTTGCTGCGGAAATCGGATCTATCGACCGTTCTCGTCGAAACCAACAACGAGACCGAAAACCCGCTTTGGCACGGGGAAGTCCATACGTTGAAGCGGTTCTACGAAATGACCGGCTCCGAGCGGCCGGACTCGCGCGAGCTTATTTTCCTATCGACCCATGAACCTTGTTCAATGTGCCTTTCGGCGATCACCTGGGCCGGCTTCGATAATTTCTTCTATTTCTTCAGCCACGAGGATTCCCGCGATGCCTTCGCCATTCCCCACGACCTGAAAATCCTGAAGGAGGTCTTCACGCTGGAGCCCGGCGGCTATAACCGGACGAATGCCTTTTGGAAGGGGCAATCAATCCACGCCCTGATCGATCAGGCGCCGGAGCCGCAGCGCTCGCAGCTGCAGGAGCGGGCAGCCGCCATCGGCCGTAAATATGACGACCTTTCCATGGTCTATCAGGCGAGCAAGGACGGCAACGCAATCCCCCTCAGCTAA
- a CDS encoding nucleobase:cation symporter-2 family protein, translating into MEEFTLAHKEEDSAFSTRPEDEKLGMGANLAYGLQHVLTMYGGIVAVPLILGQAAGLSTSDIGLLVTASLFAGGLATILQTLGLPFFGSRLPLVQGVSFSGVATMVAISGNGGIQAILGAVIVASVIGLLITPVFSRITRFFPPLVTGIVITTIGLTLMPVAAFWAMGGNSKAPDFGSPANIQLAAVTLAIVLLLSKLGSASISRLSILLAIVIGTGIAYVAGMTDFSQVPNGQFFALPAIFHFGYPTFEIAAIVSMFIVIMVTLVETSADILAVGEIVETKVDSRRLGDGLRADMLSSIIAPVFGSFTQSAFAQNVGLVAVTGVKSRYVVATGGLFLVALGLLPVVGRVVAAVPSSVLGGAGIVLFGTVAASGIRTLSKVDYNNNMNLVIVATSIGFGMIPIASPGFYEHFPAWFATIFHSGISSAALMAIVLNLLFNHIKSGNSDQQSVFVAGVERSIRYQDIARLHDGDYFLNGKLYDAAGAEVPLLAAQAH; encoded by the coding sequence ATGGAGGAGTTTACCTTGGCACATAAAGAAGAGGACAGTGCGTTTAGCACGCGGCCGGAAGATGAAAAGCTCGGCATGGGAGCCAATCTCGCCTATGGGCTTCAACATGTTTTGACGATGTATGGCGGTATCGTTGCCGTGCCGCTTATTCTCGGACAAGCGGCCGGGCTCAGCACCAGCGATATCGGGCTTTTGGTGACGGCGTCGCTGTTCGCCGGCGGGCTCGCCACCATTCTTCAGACGCTTGGCCTGCCATTTTTCGGCAGCCGCCTGCCGCTGGTGCAGGGTGTTTCGTTCTCAGGCGTCGCGACCATGGTGGCAATCTCCGGCAATGGCGGCATCCAGGCCATTCTCGGTGCGGTCATCGTGGCGTCCGTGATCGGTCTTTTGATCACGCCGGTCTTTTCCCGAATCACGCGCTTCTTTCCGCCGCTCGTCACGGGCATCGTCATCACGACCATCGGCCTGACGCTGATGCCGGTCGCCGCATTCTGGGCGATGGGCGGCAACAGCAAGGCGCCGGATTTTGGAAGCCCCGCCAACATCCAGCTGGCTGCCGTAACCCTTGCCATCGTGCTGTTGCTGAGCAAGCTCGGAAGCGCCTCGATTTCGCGGCTGTCCATCCTGCTTGCCATCGTCATCGGCACCGGGATTGCCTACGTCGCCGGCATGACCGACTTTTCGCAGGTGCCGAACGGCCAGTTCTTCGCGCTTCCGGCGATCTTCCACTTTGGCTATCCCACGTTCGAAATCGCGGCGATTGTCTCGATGTTCATCGTCATCATGGTCACGCTCGTCGAGACGTCGGCGGATATTCTGGCCGTCGGCGAGATCGTCGAGACCAAGGTCGATTCCCGCCGCCTTGGCGATGGGCTGCGCGCGGACATGCTGTCGAGCATCATCGCTCCCGTTTTCGGATCATTCACACAGAGTGCGTTTGCACAAAATGTCGGGCTGGTCGCCGTAACCGGCGTGAAGAGCCGGTATGTCGTGGCAACGGGCGGCCTTTTCCTGGTTGCCTTGGGCCTCCTGCCGGTCGTGGGCCGCGTGGTGGCAGCCGTTCCAAGTTCCGTCCTCGGCGGTGCCGGGATCGTGCTTTTCGGCACGGTGGCGGCAAGCGGCATCCGCACCCTTTCGAAGGTGGACTACAACAACAATATGAACCTGGTGATTGTGGCGACCTCGATTGGCTTCGGCATGATCCCGATCGCGTCTCCGGGCTTCTACGAGCACTTCCCTGCCTGGTTCGCCACGATCTTCCATTCCGGCATCAGCTCTGCCGCCCTGATGGCAATTGTGCTCAACCTGCTGTTCAATCACATCAAATCGGGCAATTCCGACCAGCAGTCCGTGTTCGTCGCAGGCGTCGAGCGGAGTATCCGCTATCAGGATATCGCCCGGCTTCACGACGGCGACTATTTTCTCAACGGCAAACTCTATGACGCTGCGGGCGCCGAGGTGCCGCTGCTTGCGGCTCAAGCCCATTAA